In one Penaeus chinensis breed Huanghai No. 1 chromosome 33, ASM1920278v2, whole genome shotgun sequence genomic region, the following are encoded:
- the LOC125043117 gene encoding carbohydrate sulfotransferase 6-like — translation MGRRSVALALLAALLTSSLLRLFYQQEGSLARSSTSQPVYTDGAKPSRAHQQVLLWAQIRSGSSFTGRLLTLGTKTFYSEEPIRVYNHTLGRDTGAAVAFLKDILLCRFSRHLNYFKEYISWHYQDLKVKYLCQFESRLCSSPFTYEAFCRAAPVVVVRVVALALTAFIPLLEDDELEPKVVHLVRDPRGTLNSRRSLPPAAHVYEEESNVTAVCERYREDLVAAATLRQLFPKRYILVRYEDLALFPEREVRRLYEFMGLPFTALVSQFIFDHTSGLQKREKMDQPFTHFRKSKEVADRWRDRMSYGDALAIQEQCKDVLQSYGYEVFSSRREYSRRGEALEAPP, via the exons ATGGGACGGCGAAGCGTCGCCCTGGCTCTACTGGCTGCCCTGTTGACGTCGTCGCTGCTTCGGCTCTTCTATCAGCAGGAGGGGTCTCTCGCGAGGAGCAGTACAAGCCAGCCCGTCTACACTGATGGAGCAAAGCCGAGCCGAGCGCACCAGCAGGTCCTCCTCTGGGCGCAGATCCGCTCCGGGTCCTCCTTCACCGGCCGCCTACTGACGCTGGGAACTAAAACCTTCTATTCGGAGGAGCCTATTCGCGTTTACAACCACACCTTAGGGAGGGATACTGGTGCGGCCGTTGCCTTTCTCAAAGACATCTTGCTCTGCCGTTTCTCTCGGCATTTGAATTATTTCAAGGAATACATATCTTGGCATTATCAAGATCTGAAAGTAAAATATCTCTGCCAATTCGAGTCGAGGCTGTGTTCCTCTCCTTTTACTTATGAGGCCTTCTGCCGCGCCGCCCCCGTGGTGGTAGTGCGGGTCGTGGCTCTGGCCCTGACGGCGTTCATTCCGCTTCTGGAGGATGACGAATTGGAGCCCAAGGTGGTCCACTTGGTCCGCGATCCCAGGGGCACGCTCAACTCCAGGAGAAGTCTTCCTCCCGCTGCCCATGTGTACGAAGAGGAGTCGAACGTGACCGCCGTGTGTGAAAGGTACCGGGAGGACCTGGTCGCGGCTGCCACGCTCCGTCAGCTCTTTCCTAAAAG GTACATACTAGTGCGTTACGAGGACCTGGCGCTCTTTCCGGAGAGAGAAGTCCGTCGCCTGTACGAGTTCATGGGTCTCCCCTTCACAGCTCTTGTCTCGCAGTTCATCTTCGACCACACGAGCGGCCTCCAGAAACGGGAGAAGATGGACCAGCCTTTCACTCATTTTAGAAAATCCAAAGAGGTCGCGGATCGGTGGCGTGACAGAATGAGCTACGGGGACGCGCTGGCTATCCAGGAGCAGTGTAAGGACGTCCTGCAGAGCTATGGCTACGAGGTCTTCAGTAGTCGCAGGGAGTACTCGCGCCGGGGAGAGGCTCTCGAGGCGCCGCCTTAG
- the LOC125043348 gene encoding carbohydrate sulfotransferase 1-like: MLPTIKPRKRFVLCVCVLAAFTSSLALVIRHLPQRYFFVPEHQQRQRTAGARICVLLWTQVRSGSTFTGSILTTGISTFYSEEPIRAHNATLPKGVNASTLLLKDILHCRFAHRPKYFKEHIRMHSQDLRIRALCELDKSFCTSPATFEAFCRASQVGVVRVVGAALHEAVPLLEDDSLDVRVIHLIRDARAAIASRRGFPPGYFYEAETNASLACARYRQDLAAVPTILQRYPDRYLLVRYEDLVLQPEREVRRLYKFAGLPFTASVAKVLFHRTSGLDDTWELHHPFTISRKSSEMLDRWQKQLGYRDMLAIQRECEDVLRAYGYRVFASSEEYARLGTLARGRGLRQV; the protein is encoded by the exons ATGTTGCCCACAATAAAGCCGAGGAAGAGGTtcgttctgtgtgtttgtgtgttggccGCATTCACTTCGTCGTTGGCTCTGGTTATTCGCCACCTTCCGCAGCGGTATTTCTTTGTCCCCGAACACCAGCAGCGCCAACGGACGGCAGGTGCGCGGATCTGCGTCCTCCTCTGGACGCAGGTGCGCTCCGGCTCCACCTTCACCGGCAGCATCCTGACAACGGGGATATCGACCTTCTACTCGGAAGAACCGATACGAGCACACAATGCCACTCTGCCGAAGGGTGTCAACGCCTCCACGCTTTTGCTCAAGGACATACTGCACTGCCGCTTCGCTCACCGACCAAAATACTTCAAAGAGCATATACGGATGCATTCGCAAGACCTGAGGATCAGAGCTCTTTGTGAACTGGATAAAAGCTTTTGCACTTCCCCCGCCACCTTCGAGGCCTTCTGTCGCGCCTCGCAGGTCGGGGTGGTGCGTGTGGTGGGCGCGGCTCTGCACGAGGCTGTGCCGCTCCTGGAAGACGATTCCCTCGACGTGCGGGTGATCCACCTCATCCGCGACGCCCGAGCTGCCATCGCCTCCAGGAGAGGCTTCCCGCCAGGGTACTTCTACGAAGCGGAGACAAACGCATCGCTGGCGTGTGCGAGATACAGGCAAGATTTGGCCGCGGTCCCCACGATTCTCCAACGTTATCCAGACAG ATACCTGCTGGTGCGGTACGAGGACCTTGTCCTCCAGCCGGAGAGGGAGGTGCGACGGCTTTACAAATTTGCGGGTCTCCCTTTCACTGCCTCCGTCGCCAAAGTCCTGTTTCATCGCACCTCTGGCTTGGACGACACCTGGGAACTCCACCATCCGTTCACCATCAGCAGAAAGTCGTCGGAGATGCTGGACCGCTGGCAGAAGCAACTCGGCTATCGGGACATGCTGGCGATACAGAGGGAGTGCGAGGACGTCCTGAGGGCTTACGGCTACAGAGTGTTTGCCAGCTCTGAGGAATACGCGAGGCTGGGGACGCTCGCTCGTGGCCGGGGACTGAGGCAGGTCTAG
- the LOC125043278 gene encoding uncharacterized protein LOC125043278 has product MATQGFIRLTCLAVLLLQVAYVRSSSQLCTEEGRFPHPDSCGSYVDCLPGAGDKMVVREGDCHGFPFSPSLRRCVSHEEYPECVTKAARVAFPLSDFDYLCAGGASTAGCIHCRLAFECIGEKAYIDPCADGDTCSDYALFGGGACLPYNFTLVKSDKCDCSQIGLAPDSYNSTYYLLCDPNSAPDLVEVFSCEEGKTFSNVTNNCEAAACSSEPAVPACNGETGTFVNPNQCSWYYTCLPDGSSRSSCCGEAKQYFNETSQTCVDACALANSTATASPCDGVNVGKFADPSDCTKYVFCDAATTPIKTQTCPFGTYFDGSGCVAGKCTNPVNVADCPGFAELGC; this is encoded by the coding sequence TTCGCAGCTGTGCACGGAAGAGGGGCGCTTCCCTCACCCCGACAGCTGCGGCAGCTACGTGGACTGCCTGCCCGGCGCCGGCGACAAAATGGTGGTGAGGGAGGGCGACTGCCACGgctttcccttctctccgtctctacgACGCTGCGTCTCTCACGAGGAGTACCCGGAATGCGTGACCAAGGCAGCGCGAGTGGCCTTTCCGCTCTCCGACTTTGACTACCTGTGCGCCGGGGGGGCGAGCACGGCCGGCTGCATCCACTGCCGACTCGCCTTCGAGTGCATCGGCGAGAAGGCCTACATAGACCCCTGCGCGGACGGGGACACTTGCTCCGATTATGCTCTCTTCGGTGGCGGCGCTTGTCTGCCCTACAACTTTACTCTAGTCAAGTCTGACAAGTGTGACTGCAGCCAGATCGGACTTGCCCCAGATAGTTACAATTCTACGTACTATTTGTTATGCGACCCCAACTCCGCTCCCGACCTGGTGGAGGTTTTCTCATGCGAAGAAGGCAAAACTTTCAGCAATGTGACCAACAACTGTGAGGCGGCTGCTTGCAGCAGTGAGCCTGCTGTACCGGCGTGCAATGGAGAGACCGGCACGTTTGTCAACCCCAACCAATGCAGCTGGTATTACACTTGCTTGCCAGACGGCTCGAGCAGATCCTCCTGCTGCGGAGAAGCAAAGCAGTACTTCAACGAGACGAGCCAAACATGCGTGGACGCCTGCGCCCTCGCCAACAGCACTGCCACGGCCAGCCCCTGCGACGGCGTCAATGTGGGCAAGTTCGCGGACCCTTCAGACTGCACCAAATACGTGTTTTGCGACGCCGCGACCACCCCGATCAAGACGCAAACGTGTCCTTTCGGCACGTACTTCGACGGGTCAGGCTGCGTGGCCGGCAAGTGTACGAACCCGGTGAACGTCGCGGACTGTCCCGGCTTCGCTGAACTCGGCTGCTGA